From a region of the Thiomicrorhabdus sp. genome:
- a CDS encoding diguanylate cyclase, with protein sequence MCAFVKSVLLVSFSASVLASQSSNNLLPAPASSKSFENSQSLTPISVQTNWNHQFQFAGFYAAKKQGYYKKAGLDVTIKDWKSGINVVKEVIEGRADFGTSKGDVLANYAKGDPVSLVMASFQFSPLVLLSHEPIDDLSQLSGKTVMYHNGLQISGLLNKADYIVKSPIKRLATSGDINDFVNNKVDFYAAYTTNEPYRLKKRNIPFYLVDPKGYGVQNYGDLVITTQQNANFNPSMVEAFKKATIKGWQYAIAHQDEIVDYIIKNYLVVKDRESLLAEARATTQYVKTGDTPIGSVDPIKLMSMAATVKDIGLITDQEFSAIKMQNFIFDASRTTYSKEELDYLHQHPVITIGTDRDWGPFEFFDSVNGYSGMSADYFKLFEKKLGVKFKPEFSDSWASVTRLAEQGKIDLYTCAVATPDREQYMRFTKPYLSFPVALAATEKSAYVGDYSQLEGYTVAVVKDYWSHEFLKTHYPKVKLMVVPNVVDGLSAVIDGRADGYLGNLAVINFNIRKFGMEGIRIVGQFPHHFELAMGVQKSEPILFSIMQKALASVTKAEREEIFSRWVKLKVVNNLDTKQLLQILIPTLLIIFVLLVLLMVYAYQKRKQKEYIREIYELSLATEIDLNSRTIIWASKSFMKLTGYSHQELKGMSYLQLAREDIPTEFVEHIHALLMSGSTWVGDVEARKKTGESYWIELTLTPNKNLWGNVNRVLATRVDITDKKRIEKLSVSDVLTGLFNRRHYNEIIELEIRRSQREHLALGLVMLDIDFFKAVNDNYGHQQGDLVLKQISNVLKDAFNRANDHVFRVGGEEFMVICRFKTQQDFETYLKKVCLQVEALAIKNEGAINDVVTISVGGVYSEPSRELNAEDLFKTVDLMLYEAKQNGRNQVVVYTPDKEA encoded by the coding sequence ATGTGTGCCTTTGTTAAATCTGTTTTATTGGTTAGTTTTTCTGCTTCCGTCTTAGCAAGCCAATCGTCAAATAATCTATTACCAGCACCAGCATCATCAAAGAGCTTTGAAAATTCGCAAAGCCTAACTCCTATCAGTGTTCAAACAAATTGGAATCATCAGTTTCAATTTGCAGGTTTTTATGCAGCTAAAAAACAAGGCTATTATAAAAAAGCGGGTTTAGATGTCACAATTAAAGACTGGAAATCTGGCATCAATGTGGTTAAAGAGGTGATTGAAGGTCGGGCTGATTTTGGAACTAGTAAGGGTGATGTATTGGCTAATTATGCCAAAGGAGATCCTGTATCTTTGGTTATGGCATCATTTCAATTTTCGCCACTAGTTTTGTTGTCGCATGAGCCGATTGACGATCTTTCTCAATTATCTGGTAAAACGGTTATGTATCATAATGGCTTACAGATAAGTGGCTTACTTAACAAAGCAGATTATATAGTTAAAAGCCCAATAAAAAGGCTAGCAACTTCAGGAGATATAAATGACTTTGTGAATAACAAAGTAGATTTTTATGCCGCCTACACAACTAATGAGCCTTATCGCTTAAAAAAGAGAAATATCCCTTTTTATCTTGTTGACCCTAAAGGCTATGGTGTCCAAAATTATGGTGATTTGGTGATTACCACTCAGCAAAATGCAAATTTTAATCCATCTATGGTTGAAGCATTTAAAAAGGCCACAATAAAAGGTTGGCAATATGCCATCGCTCATCAAGACGAGATAGTCGACTACATAATAAAAAACTATTTAGTAGTTAAAGATAGGGAATCATTATTGGCGGAAGCACGTGCCACAACGCAATATGTAAAAACTGGCGATACTCCAATAGGTTCAGTTGATCCAATCAAATTAATGTCAATGGCGGCGACTGTAAAAGACATTGGCTTAATAACTGATCAAGAATTTTCGGCAATCAAGATGCAAAACTTTATTTTTGATGCTAGCCGAACTACCTATAGTAAAGAAGAGTTGGATTATTTGCATCAACATCCTGTAATTACTATAGGTACGGATCGTGATTGGGGGCCATTTGAGTTTTTTGATTCTGTAAATGGTTATAGTGGTATGTCTGCCGATTACTTTAAACTTTTTGAGAAAAAATTAGGCGTTAAGTTTAAACCAGAATTTTCTGATTCTTGGGCAAGCGTTACTCGTTTAGCAGAACAGGGCAAAATTGATTTGTACACTTGTGCAGTCGCTACCCCTGACCGTGAACAATATATGCGATTTACTAAGCCATATCTCTCGTTTCCTGTGGCTCTAGCGGCGACAGAAAAGTCGGCTTATGTTGGGGATTATTCGCAACTAGAAGGTTACACAGTTGCGGTGGTTAAAGATTATTGGTCACATGAGTTTTTAAAAACACACTATCCTAAAGTTAAACTGATGGTAGTACCTAATGTGGTTGATGGGTTATCAGCTGTTATAGATGGGCGTGCTGATGGTTATTTAGGCAATTTGGCAGTGATTAACTTTAATATTCGTAAGTTTGGCATGGAAGGGATTCGTATTGTTGGGCAGTTTCCACACCACTTTGAATTGGCTATGGGTGTGCAAAAGAGTGAACCGATTTTGTTTAGTATTATGCAAAAAGCCTTAGCCTCGGTGACAAAAGCCGAGCGAGAAGAGATTTTTTCTCGTTGGGTTAAGCTTAAGGTTGTCAATAATTTAGATACCAAGCAATTACTGCAAATTTTAATTCCTACTCTTCTTATTATTTTTGTTCTGTTAGTGTTGTTGATGGTTTATGCCTATCAAAAACGTAAACAAAAAGAGTACATTCGTGAAATTTACGAACTCTCATTAGCCACTGAAATCGATTTAAATTCTCGTACCATTATTTGGGCAAGTAAATCTTTTATGAAATTAACCGGTTATAGTCATCAAGAATTAAAAGGGATGTCTTATTTACAATTGGCACGTGAAGATATTCCTACGGAGTTTGTTGAGCATATACATGCTCTATTAATGTCCGGCAGTACCTGGGTTGGAGATGTTGAGGCTAGAAAAAAAACGGGAGAGAGTTACTGGATAGAACTAACCCTAACACCTAATAAGAACCTTTGGGGTAATGTTAATCGTGTTTTGGCAACAAGGGTGGATATTACTGATAAAAAACGGATTGAAAAATTGTCTGTAAGCGATGTGTTAACGGGGTTGTTTAATCGCCGTCATTACAATGAAATAATTGAGTTAGAAATACGTCGCAGTCAACGAGAACACCTGGCTTTAGGGTTAGTAATGTTAGATATAGATTTCTTTAAAGCCGTAAATGACAATTATGGACATCAGCAAGGTGACCTGGTTTTAAAACAAATTTCTAACGTGTTAAAAGATGCCTTTAACCGTGCAAATGATCATGTGTTTAGGGTTGGTGGTGAAGAGTTTATGGTGATTTGCCGTTTTAAAACTCAGCAAGATTTTGAGACATACTTGAAGAAGGTCTGTTTACAGGTTGAGGCATTAGCTATTAAAAATGAAGGGGCTATAAATGATGTGGTCACCATTTCAGTAGGCGGTGTATATTCAGAGCCATCTAGAGAACTAAATGCTGAAGACTTGTTTAAAACGGTTGATCTAATGTTATATGAAGCTAAACAAAATGGACGTAATCAGGTAGTTGTCTATACACCAGATAAAGAAGCTTAA
- the rpmG gene encoding 50S ribosomal protein L33: MRDKIKLQSTESAYFYTTDKNKKNMAGKFEIKKYDPVVRKHVLFKEAKIK, encoded by the coding sequence ATGCGCGATAAAATCAAATTACAGTCAACTGAATCTGCTTATTTTTATACAACTGATAAAAATAAAAAGAACATGGCTGGAAAATTCGAGATCAAGAAATACGATCCAGTAGTTCGTAAACACGTCTTGTTCAAAGAAGCAAAAATCAAATAA
- the rpmB gene encoding 50S ribosomal protein L28 translates to MSKVCQVTGKRPVVGNNVSHSHRKTRRRFLPNLHTHRFWSEAESRFVKLRVTAAGMRIIDKNGIDAVIADMRSRGEKV, encoded by the coding sequence ATGTCTAAAGTATGCCAAGTTACAGGAAAACGTCCTGTCGTAGGTAACAATGTTTCTCACTCTCACCGTAAAACTCGTCGTCGTTTCTTACCAAACTTGCACACGCATCGTTTTTGGTCTGAAGCTGAAAGTCGTTTTGTTAAGTTACGCGTTACTGCAGCTGGTATGCGTATCATTGATAAAAACGGAATTGACGCTGTGATCGCAGATATGCGTTCACGTGGTGAGAAGGTCTAA